From the genome of Tachysurus vachellii isolate PV-2020 chromosome 2, HZAU_Pvac_v1, whole genome shotgun sequence, one region includes:
- the LOC132860508 gene encoding early growth response protein 1: MLNNVDLNSQDSFYPQFDTCNDSAIGMMDSKEHQDVFMDAERTAPTQFAHDTTITPKTEPTSADQYSSCHGPKGSYDASLSYSGSFYVEACQGAPCSAETLLNMITEIVGISAGPLPEAQQQPQPQPQQQQQQNATPNAPQELPSSEPGTFPVVVKSEFENSGGCYYEWNSFGKTDTYGFPTSGDFSSDQQQQQHQHHQVDMKDLLDSLSSPDIEFKVEAGIKQEQGFGDACGQSFGAPAFNYSVMDAPSNSLLKPGVFPNFQPIPAPGQCEPPTYATSTIDSLLYSTLLPPEPLAPSRARAPKRKSSAAASGSSSTAKEKPFTCPMGSCDRRFSRSDELNRHIRIHTGHKPFRCRVCARSFSRSDHLTTHTRTHTGEKPFACDVCGKRFARSDERKRHGRVHLRHKEKTQELGAWPFALPEAI; this comes from the exons ATGCTCAATAACGTCGATTTGAACTCTCAGGACTCTTTCTACCCCCAGTTTGACACCTGTAACGACTCAGCCATCGGGATGATGGACAGTAAGGAGCATCAGGATGTCTTTATGGACGCTGAGCGCACAGCACCTACTCAGTTTGCACACG ATACAACAATCACTCCCAAAACGGAGCCCACCAGCGCGGATCAATACTCCTCCTGTCACGGCCCTAAGGGAAGCTACGACGCCTCGCTGTCCTACTCGGGCAGTTTCTACGTGGAGGCGTGTCAGGGCGCCCCCTGCAGCGCGGAAACGCTGCTTAACATGATCACCGAGATCGTGGGCATCTCCGCGGGCCCACTTCCAGAAGCGCAGCAGCAGCCCCAGCCTCAGCctcagcagcaacaacagcaaaacGCCACCCCAAATGCACCACAAGAACTTCCATCCTCTGAGCCTGGGACCTTCCCTGTGGTCGTGAAAAGTGAGTTTGAGAACAGCGGAGGCTGTTATTACGAGTGGAACTCCTTCGGGAAAACTGACACTTACGGTTTTCCAACATCTGGCGACTTTTCCTCcgatcagcagcagcagcagcatcagcatcatcagGTGGATATGAAAGATCTGCTGGACTCGCTGTCCAGCCCTGACATAGAGTTTAAGGTGGAAGCCGGAATTAAGCAGGAACAAGGCTTCGGGGATGCTTGTGGTCAGAGTTTTGGTGCTCCTGCGTTTAACTACTCTGTCATGGACGCACCATCAAATAGCCTCCTGAAACCGGGTGTGTTTCCAAACTTCCAGCCCATCCCTGCTCCGGGACAGTGCGAGCCTCCGACCTACGCGACCTCCACCATCGACTCGCTCCTGTATTCCACTCTGCTTCCCCCGGAGCCATTGGCACCAAGCCGCGCACGCGCGCCGAAGCGCAAGAGCAGCGCCGCCGCCTCCGGTTCTTCCTCCACCGCCAAGGAGAAGCCCTTCACGTGTCCGATGGGCTCCTGCGACCGTCGCTTTTCTCGCTCGGACGAGCTCAACCGGCACATTCGAATTCACACGGGCCACAAGCCGTTCCGGTGTCGCGTGTGCGCGCGTAGCTTCAGCCGCAGCGACCACCTCACCACGCACACGCGTACGCACACCGGCGAGAAGCCGTTCGCGTGCGATGTGTGCGGGAAGAGGTTTGCGCGCAGCGACGAGCGCAAGCGGCACGGCCGTGTGCACCTGCGGCACAAGGAGAAGACGCAAGAGCTCGGCGCTTGGCCCTTCGCTCTCCCCGAGGCCATCTGA
- the mogs gene encoding mannosyl-oligosaccharide glucosidase, translated as MGRPRKRNVATDGESHSQKEEKPPILLRKEKKKGKTDVSKIFINISIGLCIFSLVWFFYALYMSSALARRAVTLHYSPRVLDGNSTTAAVSPERFWGSYRPQVYFGMKTRSPRSVVTGLMWMTQFSPTGVNLRHTCEQGDGLRSYGWLMHDGINFGMQQIQDTDFTLTTTFVKRLGGEHGGDWTWRIVGKQLSSAPYAPVVSLMFYVAADTQGSLQIHTKDKTRLSHVTGTSEELGEFKITFGKPTGGEASPNKYASYNYLQTLSPGLNQLTDIVKNSLSHRFVFSPPTAEKRPYIAVDTSTPPPQKDNRIQSDFVVHQVTVQVPFQIEVLFESGSFHDRPNQLKGSVLTEEITRLKRSYSEKFEELFRLQAKGFTPAQERFGKAAISNMLGSMGYFFGQSVVQSNYHEHPVLYPEGALFTAVPSRSFFPRGFLWDEGFHQLLLSKWDPQVTREAVAHWLDLMNVEGWIPREQILGDEALSKVPSEFVVQHTENANPPTFFLVLEEILEQVDAHPNVPQLQDTLPFLRRLYPRLQTWFEWYNTTQAGPLPSSYRWRGRDKDTNRFLNPKTLTSGLDDYPRASHPSEDERHVDLHCWMVLASRVMTSMARLLGEPHQEYEHTYKTLSNNSLLSELHWSEQLHAFCDYGNHTQAVSLQQEKVFVPPGQMRHQLPVKRLVRSVRKAPKLQYVNALGYVSLFPFLLHILTTDSQKLEYILKDIHDPARLWTPYGLRSLSRSDPMYMKRNTEHDAPYWRGAIWININYLALRALHHYSRIEGPYQEKAAELYQELRTNVINNIYKQYHETGYIWEQYSDSTGRGQGSHPFTGWSALIVLIMAEEY; from the exons ATGGGCAGGCCTAGGAAGAGGAATGTTGCCACTGATGGAGAGTCTCACTCTCAGAAAGAGGAGAAACCACCAATTCTGctcaggaaggaaaagaaaaaaggaaaaacagacgTGAGCAAGATCTTCATCAATATCTCCATCGGGTTGTGCATTTTCAGCCTTGTCTGGTTCTTCTATGCCCTTTACATGAGCTCGGCGTTGGCAAGGAGAGCTGTGACGCTTCATTATTCACCTCGGGTCTTAGATGGCAACAGCACCACTGCAGCTGTGTCTCCTGAGAGGTTCTGGGGCTCGTATCGACCTCAAGTGTATTTTGGCATGAAAACAAGAAGTCCAAGATCTGTGGTCACAG GCTTGATGTGGATGACCCAGTTCTCTCCTACGGGCGTTAACCTGAGGCACACGTGTGAGCAGGGGGATGGATTGCGTTCCTACGGATGGCTGATGCACGACGGCATCAACTTTGGCATGCAGCAGATCCAAGACACCGATTTTACGCTCACCACAACCTTTGTGAAACGTTTAGGAGGAGAACACGGTGGCGACTGGACATGGAGAATTGTCGGCAAGCAACTA AGCTCTGCCCCTTATGCTCCAGTGGTCTCGCTGATGTTCTATGTGGCTGCAGATACTCAGGGTTCCCTACAAATTCACACTAAGGATAAGACACGCCTAAGCCACGTTACAGGCACTTCAGAGGAACTGGGGGAGTTCAAAATCACTTTCGGCAAACCCACTGGTGGAGAGGCATCTCCCAATAAATATGCCAG CTATAATTACTTACAGACACTAAGCCCTGGTCTGAACCAACTAACAGACATAGTGAAGAACAGCCTGAGTCACAGATTTGTCTTTAGTCCTCCCACTGCAGAGAAGAGGCCTTACATTGCTGTGGATAcctccacacctcctccacaAAAAGATAACcgcatccagagtgactttgtGGTGCACCAGGTTACTGTCCAAGTTCCATTCCAGATTGAAGTTTTGTTTGAATCTGGAAGTTTCCATGACCGGCCCAACCAGCTAAAGGGCTCGGTGCTGACTGAGGAGATTACAAGGCTGAAACGGTCTTACAGTGAGAAGTTTGAGGAGTTATTCAGACTCCAGGCTAAAGGGTTTACTCCAGCTCAGGAGAGGTTTGGCAAAGCTGCTATAAGCAACATGCTTGGCAGCATGGGCTACTTTTTTGGACAGTCCGTGGTACAGTCGAATTATCATGAACACCCCGTTCTTTACCCTGAGGGTGCCTTGTTCACCGCAGTACCCTCCCGCTCCTTCTTCCCAAGGGGTTTCCTGTGGGATGAAGGCTTCCATCAGCTCCTCCTCAGTAAGTGGGACCCTCAGGTGACACGTGAGGCTGTTGCTCACTGGTTGGATTTGATGAATGTGGAAGGCTGGATTCCACGTGAGCAGATCCTGGGTGATGAGGCACTCAGCAAAGTCCCTTCAGAGTTTGTGGTGCAGCACACTGAAAATGCAAATCCACCTACATTCTTTCTAGTTCTGGAAGAGATTCTGGAACAGGTTGATGCACATCCTAATGTGCCACAACTGCAGGATACTCTACCTTTCTTGCGAAGATTGTACCCCCGACTGCAGACATGGTTCGAGTGGTATAACACCACTCAAGCCGGACCGTTGCCCAGCTCCTACCGTTGGCGTGGCAGGGACAAAGACACCAACCGCTTCCTTAACCCTAAGACCTTGACCTCTGGGCTGGATGACTACCCTCGTGCATCACACCCTTCCGAAGATGAAAGACACGTGGATTTACACTGTTGGATGGTGCTTGCATCGCGGGTCATGACAAGCATGGCGCGGTTGCTTGGGGAACCCCATCAGGAATATGAGCACACCTACAAAACCCTCAGCAACAACAGCCTTCTAAGTGAGTTGCACTGGTCTGAGCAGCTTCATGCCTTCTGTGACTATGGTAACCATACTCAGGCAGTGTCATTACAGCAAGAAAAGGTTTTTGTGCCACCCGGACAGATGAGGCACCAGTTACCAGTAAAACGCCTGGTGCGGTCAGTGCGCAAAGCCCCTAAGCTTCAGTATGTAAATGCACTTGGCTACGTTAGTCTGTTTCCGTTCTTGCTTCACATCCTGACAACCGACTCTCAAAAATTAGAGTACATACTGAAAGACATTCATGATCCTGCTCGCTTATGGACACCCTATGGCTTGCGTTCACTTTCCCGTTCTGATCCAATGTATATGAAACGCAATACAGAGCATGATGCCCCCTACTGGCGTGGTGCTATATGGATCAACATCAACTACCTGGCACTAAGGGCACTGCACCATTACAGTAGGATAGAGGGACCATACCAGGAGAAGGCTGCTGAGCTCTATCAAGAGCTCAGAACTAATGTCATCaataacatttacaaacagtACCATGAAACGGGATACATCTGGGAACAGTACAGTGACAGCACAGGTCGTGGACAGGGTAGCCACCCATTTACAGGCTGGTCAGCTCTGATTGTTCTAATCATGGCTGAAGAGTACTGA